ACCATATTAGCCTACAAGGACCTGTTTCTGATGTGTCTCAATACCTTCCCTGGCCATACAAATCTGTTAACAGCCAACCGAACTTCCTTATTGGCTACTGTTAGCTCCAGATCCCCGTACCTTGGTGCAGATAATTTCTAAACCatgattctttgagccaagaacCTCATAAAAACCTTCATTACTTCATACCAATCGAGCCCAAACCTTTTATGGGCCTTAAATCTATCTCATGCAAGATTTTGGGCACAACAACTACCCCCCGGTTCCTTGCAGTATTGAATATAAAAGGAACCAGAATAACCTTTTAACCAATCAATGTCATTTGTCCAATTCCTCGGAGCTCCTTCTTATAAAAAGTACTAACCTCTACCTTCCTAACCTTTGGTTTATCCACGTACCTAAGAATGACCCCTACATTCCAGTCACCTGCCTTCCAGCGTTCATGACCCAAAATTATTCCATCCATTTACCTACAATCCCCCATGTCAATTATCTTCAAATACTACCTTTATATCTTTAGCTTCTAACTCTCACGTGATGTTCAAaaattatttagttgaggttCAACTAGTCAATATGCCCTTGATGTATGTTCCTTATGAACCCATGCACCTACCTCAGGGATTCACTTTGCCGAATCAAACCTTCTTTAATTACCCATTACCTTCAAATGGATATTATGGTTTTAAAGGGAGTCAATCAccttaatttaaaataatttgaaTTCACGTGAGATTCTCCCTCTTCTCCTTGGAACACACAACTAGCTGCAACGCCTTCCAACACTTCACTTTTTGACCAATAGGAGGGTGCCACGCATCCCACACCCCTTAAATTCCTCATGTCTATTTAAACACCAAGCCATTTTATCCTTTTCTTCTTTTACTCCCAAGCTATAAACTCTCAAACTCACGCCTACTTACTTTTGACATTACAAGTTCCTCGGTGGTGTAGATCTCGGCGAGTCAAGCTTTTCTTCTCCGATTCTCATCTTTTACCCCAGTTTCTCGTCTCTTTCTATATTTGTTTGCTGGTTTTTATGAAATCCTTTTTGCATGCTTCAAGAATGTAAATCATCACATGCATACTCAATTATGTGTTTATACTTGTGTGCTCGATTCGTACGTCCTGGTTATATCATTGTTAGTTGATTCCCCTAGGtatcatttaaattttggtgtgACGATTAGGCCCCCATTAATGTATGTTCATCTTCCCATATATGCACCTAATTGCATATCAGGCACTTGTACTTATGTTTGCATACGTATCCACTATCACATCCTTACTGTAAACGCATGCCTAGGTTCAATTGTCATTTCACCATACATATGTGTTGTATTCATGTACTATTATGTTATAGCTTCGCACCCATACCTTTTGTAGCTAGGCTTAGGTTGTCTTTGCCTTAGGTGAGCATAATGACCTAAACATGGTCCCATTATCCATTTGTGAGGTCCCGGCACTTTCATCCTTTGTTGTATACTTTGTGCCCATTACAACCTGTTTGATCAATTTCCCAAGCGCTAAGCCCATCACCTTCTTTGCGTAACGCCAAGACCCAAAATTTTCCTTTTTTTGGCCTACAATGAACCTATAAGCCATTCTGAGTTGTAGATGTCCTCTAAGTCCCGTACCTTGgccttttatttactttcactaTAATGGGAATAGGTTCGCGATTGGCTTACTCTGCTTTGCACTTTTGCAGATGTCGGGAGAATCGGCAGCTATTAGCTCCCACCACTTATCCACACATGAAATTAAATCTTTGATTGATCTTTCGGATGTTAGCTCCACCCCCTTGGTCTCTTAAGGTACTGTAAGCGCCCGAACCCATTCCAAAGTCGTAGTATTGAATCCTGAACGTGCCTTGGTGATGTCAAAACCAAAATCCAGCCATTATCCAATGAAGACCTTGATGTTGAAGCCTTAAACTGGACCACATCTGAAGAAGCTGAGTCAAACTCCTTTTCCAACGACTCATCTGTTCCTATCCAGCCATCCACCCAACCACTTGAGCCTTACGACCCCAACGACGAGGCTTCGGAAAGTGAGGCCAACTCAGTTGCTTCCAAGAATGTAGATTTGATTTGTGAAAACCTTGACACAACCATGAATGGAGTCAAGCTGGCCAACCTACTTGCCATCATAGAACCTGGATGTCAGCTTGTTGGCCCTGCTAGAGTTGAACATTTTCATAGGTTTGAGAACTTTGGACCTGAGAAAGCCATACCTGGAGCCGTTATGTCAGCCTATCATTTTAGAATGGGGATAACCATGCCCTCCACCATTTTCTTGTCAAGGTATCAGAAAGATATGATATCTGCTCTATTCAGCTTACCCCAAACTCCTACCGAATGGTTATGTGTATGTACATTTTATACTACACTGAATTTGGTGCCAAACTCACAGCTGATGAATTAGGATATTTTTACCAGTTGAAGCCCTCAGGAAAAAGCTCTAAGAGTTTTTATCTTGCTGGTTGGGGGGTTCATGAAGGTAGGTGCATAGGTGGGAACAAAAAAGGCATGTCTGGATGGTAAAAGCATTTCTTTTATTGCTATGACTATCCAACATATAAGAAAGATTTTAACTTGAACCCAAGTAAGTTTCTATTATCTTTTTCCACATCTTAAACTTTACTCCAGCCCGTAGGTTCCTTCTGATTTACATTTGATAAATGTGTcaattgtatgtatatgtgtggaTACTCCTATTATGACCATCCTTCAGGGCAAACAACTTAGGCGTGCCAAGAAAGCTCTTGTTCTTTCTGCATCCCTTGGTGATGGAACCAGTTTTCACTAAGAAAAACTTGAAAAGATGTAAATTTATTTCAAGAGGTTCAGCAAGTGAAGCTGGAACCTCTCATATCATAGGTCTTTATTTGtgttctattttttctttttgTGTTGTACTTGCTCTGCCATCTCTTATTATCATTACACACTTTCGTACCTACTATTTTCATCACCTGTCTCTTTGCAGAAATGTCTACTGGTGTTTCCTCCAGCATTAAACAGACCATTAAGTTTGAAGATCTTTTTCAAGATAACAAGAATCCAGGTCCCATTCAGGCAACCCTATCTCCAGAATTCCTCACTCTTCCTTGACTCTAGATAAATCAGGCTCTTCCTCCAAACGAAAGCTCGCCCTTGTTGCTCCTGAACCAGCCAAAGCTCCACTCTTAAGATCCCAGAAGAAACCAAGAAGAGGTGTTGCTTCTGATGAATCAAGGAGGCTCCATGTATTTACTGAGATGCTGCAAAATCAGGTTCCTGAAGAAACCGTCACCCAACCGGATAAGATCAAATTCATGAAGGCTGCACCTGCAATCACCCTGGCTAAGCCTATTTATGCATCTTAAGCACGGGGAATGGATCACTGAAGTTGCTCATGTTGATCAAAGATTGGCAGAAGAGGTGCAACAATTGAAGACCACCCTCAAGGCATGAGATGATGAGAGAAAGAGAGCCGCTGAGACGCTAAAGAAAATAAGGAGTTCAGAATCCAAACTCCTAAAGGAAAAAGACCATCTCAACAAAACAATCAACACCATAgaacaggagaagaaataggtCGCATCTGATTACGCTAGAAAGGTGCATGAGTTGGAGCTGAACAAGACCAAGCTCGAGACTGTTACAGATGGATTTAAGGCCACTCTCCTAGATGCGAAGAAGGCAATGTATAAAACCAGCTGGGCTAATGGCACCAGAGATTTATGAAGTCTACCATGAAGGTATTTCCTGACCTTGACTGGGCCATGTTAGGTGAAGATGTAACCAAAGATGCTGAGAAGATCAGGAAGGAGAAGGTTGTGGAAGCTTACAAAGCAAAGTTGGTGGCACCTGATGCCCCCTATTTAGAGGTTTAAGCTTCATCCCCCACTATGCAGGTTAAGGTATGCACTAATGACCCCCCAGTTGGTGAACCTTCCATTGACGTCACCATAGAGATGGCCATTGATGCAGCGGCCACCCCTTGACTCTTTCGATCACGGTTAAGTTTCCTTCCTTTTTAAGGACCTTTTAAAGCAATTTCTCGAACTTGACGGTGCTTTGCATCAAGACTTATTATGGATGAGGGTGTGGGCACCTCACAATGCCTCACCAGTGGTAATGCCACTAAACCCCCTTCCGCGTACTGGCTGCTTTTTAATTTTATCAACGTACTTTTTGTTCACTTATGCTTTCATTACTATCTTTCATGCAATGCTAAAGTAAGTAACATACATGCGTAGCTTAAGGCCCCTAGGGCAACATCTAAGTTAGAACCTGTATACTTCTTAATCCCTAATCATAGGTCTGAGTTGCATATACCTTAAGCTTACCCTATCGACCTACTATTTATAATAATATCTTAGACTTTGACTTACATAGGACTTGCTTAACAGTCTCATTAGGCCTTACCACTCCTTTAACTTTTTAAATGATTTTCAATTATATTATTTCTTTTTAGTTGGTTAGGGCATACTTAAACCTTAAAACACCCTTTCGCATCTTGCGAACTATGTTTTCTCCAACTTAGGATATTTTAATGAGTGTTAACCAAAAACAACTTCACCCTTGTACTAGTGTCTTTTCTCAAAATTAACCAGTTCAAGCTACCTTTGATCTCACCTACCCCCGAGTTACTTGggtttggggtccataacacacacacatcatatatataaaccttcttatataacaataatatatgcaataaccttacctaccataaccatggatcacaacagttcaaagtatgtccacaagccaaCCTTATTTATTACAACGTACTAAATCCCatatttatttatcttacaactggagtaaaactttattacaaactttcaaCACAACTAAGCCACATATCTTCCTCTAGCTTTttccatttcaacctggaaaCGTAGCTCGCACACTTGACTGAGGATCTTCGCTACCACtagtttcctttttaactggaaaagaacataaacagctttacaagagtgagctaactagctcagcaagtcataatgataGTCACTGAGAttaataatgatcaattgaaatcatataaggaatcaagtttcctgataagcaatgattagaatttgatattcactttcatttttaaaaaccaaggttaggctgctgatcagtcactcactaaccccgagcaaggctccgctttgctctatatactggatccaaggaacacattggcctatcatgaccacgaatctggtccgaccatgaatctggtccatatttaaaaacaatatAATTCTATAATAATAGCATGATAAATAATGTAGTTTAATAAACTGAACcataaacaacatttattttgaagcatagggtgattcacaataccctGAAGATATAACAAGGTAAAAAGgaagattgactttcaatccAGGTAGAAGACCAAAGGTTCAATAGTTACAAGGATGGGTCTTttgttatacaaggcataaaggttctATGTTGAGCAATCTCATATTAAGAATCAGtatatggtagatatgtatttgtggagtagtatcatatgtATCTAGTTCTTATCcaagaattcaataatcaatggcttacaATAAATCAGGCTTgcagctcaagatcaataagaatcagggtttcgggtaagtacttcaaagtacttacaatatagaacatgaactatttggaatattgcaacataatgaagagagttcAAAAGTACTTGCAATACATTACAAGAAAGAGCAGAAGCACTTGCAATTATACaacaagaaagttcagggacactttccttatcaattcgcttttaCTCTACTTGCACTCGTCAATTagttcccactcactgaccacttattttccctttctacgtcttgCTTCCCCTGTAAAACATCACATGTCTTTATTAATACTACTTCCCATctcattctattcgttacaagcttctatatacccttcgtttcacccaaatccgacgtatagattgaaagttacagcaaaaaccaTCAAACAATGCACATATAGTCATATTATACaacaatcagatcacatatagcaaatagcacataagatattcaatccaaataatttttcaaagaagatttggggttaaaatgattttccaggtatttaatacgaattttttaacatttttcaaaattaaaacgggtctccgaatcattttataattaaataatagggttcgaacacccgaatctgacttttaaaagatttaataataattatcgagccttgaaataattttaaataatattttaaagctcgaaactatttttcagaatttttaaatcaaaagaaataattaaatctaattaaataatcaattaagattaattaataaataattaaattaattaatcaattaattttaaattaattgaccaattaaataattaatcattaactaaaaaaaattaattaattaattaatattgatttatttttgaatttatgaattattaaaatgaattttgaaatcaaaataagtaattaaaaacaaattttaaaaaaatataatccCAGGGTGTAAAGtgtaagtttttaaaactttttggtcACAAAATAAAAATGTAACAGTTGCAAAATTGGGTATGAAATCTTAAATTTTGGAAAGCAACGGGGGTTTAACTGTAATTTACCCCCATCGTCATCTTCTCCGACGACTTCACCGGCGGCGACATCGCCGGCCGGCCATGCATTCCAGAACTGCACCAAAAGCTGCAGAACTCAAGAACAACATATCAGGAACACAGTTATGTAGTTGTTTTAACTCGAATCACCGCCAATCGCCGGGAAAAGCTGCCGGAAACAGACGAACTCGAGTTTTCCGGCGCGGCTTTCCCGGAATCATTTGGCCTTGAAACTGGTATCATTCAACTCATCTTTTCACGATCTATCTAGTGGTATAAATCAATTCAACTAATAACCCTCGGATCAAAAATGCCTAAATTCAATTAATAACATTCAAACTacttataaaccctaattttaaatcAGAGAATCAAGCTCAATTTtatatatgttattgaactccaaattcatcatataatataccaaaatgaccaggataaaactatctacatgattcaagcatcaaatcacataaaccaCATCAATATCAAAATTCCTcttttaatcattaaataatttaaattaaaataaaataaataagaaaataaccttgatttctacactgaaatggatgattgattatgaaagagtttttcgagagtTTCGAATCGGTATATGGCACGCTTGATTCTGAATTCAGTAATGCCTtaaaatttgagtttgattttcaagaacacgaTGATTAAtaagggttttctctgtattttctatgtttttactgatcgattatgaaTATGCGGATAAAaggaaataagaaataggctatttatatttacggaatattaatACGTGatggatcgtattggatcgaaaaataagttacttaaccgctaagtaactgcaaaaatgatctgatTGGATAATGTTTTGGATAACTCTCAACcaattttggataattatcaagaccaggcttcttataaaacactttatacgaagataatgttatcgaaatgattatcgtatcgaaaattttgcgccgggacgcgcacgggtcaaaccgtaatccagattgaaaaaatcaaaacatggaaaatgtctggaataatcagattaggttagaaaggagttttcgaagagtttcgggttgtaaaaatgtaaaaacggttgaagttggacgattcctggctttataaaatggttttgtaattattcagaaaataattaataatttcataaatcaatataaaatcatataacaatctaaaaattaccagaaaaataccaaaaatatctatattttattctggacataataaaattaacatacttatactttaccatatataaacatccacatatcaacaccaatcatcaaataattcaccaaaaatcacataataatcacataataattatttattgataaaaataattacacgctatgtcccatATATTACAATAACATTGATTATAAATTCTCTTAAGTATTTTTTCCTCTAAGAATCCGCTTCTAAACCTGGTTATCTAGCTACAAACGCAACCCTGACTTTTACACCACCCATTCCTTTCAATACCTAACTTATCCTCAACGAAGCTACTCAACAGATACCAAGTCTAGGTTACGACCTGCTTAATATATACTTATGCTTACAAGAGCCCAGTTACTATCTTGTAAGTCCAAATCGTTCCTTTTATTCTGACATATAATGCAAGAATTGAGTTAACATAATTTTTCTTTCTAATCCACAACTTCTTTCTGCAAAAAATAAACCTACAAATTAATCACGCTTAAACATCCATACTACAGGGTTGATTATTGAGCCTAAATCAAACAAAATTGGAATAATCATGAGGTTCTATTCTATGGTACTTATGCATACCTATGACTTTGTTACAACTTATACGATGCTATTTCTCTTTACAAATAACCTATTAAACGCTAGCTTATATCCCAATTCTTATGCAAAGATTTCAATTGTATATAATTTTCTAACTTGTCCATTTTTTTAAACTAGATATAATGGCTACCAAAATTCAGGCTCTAGCACATAAAAGCACCTACCATAGTTTTATCAGGAGCATCCATACAATTTGGTAGAGCTAACTAGATGTACACCAAGTTCTTGACTTAGTGTAAACCAGTGTGATATTAGTGTTGTCTTAAAAAAAAGGTAAGTCAGCGAATTTTATATTTTGAGCTTCACATTTGAAGTACCTCATCAGGAAAATACTTCCAGCTGAAGCTACAATATGATCATAACACATAACATTAAATCTAATCTCGTTTACCCACTATTACTTGCAAAGATTTCCTAGAAATTACCTAAAAGGTTTCTCTAacatattttaaattaattataaggTTCCACAATGATCAGTCACCTTATTGAGATTTTTTCTATACATATAATCATATAGTActtaacaaaacaaaataaataacataaaggattaggatgaCCTCACTTAGCTTTTCTACTACCTTTCATAGTCCTACGAACTCCACTAATCCTATTCAAATTCCAATCCACATTTCAAGGTTCTTATTTGAACTTGAACTTACATCCTCGTAAGTCCTTGAACTTAACAACGTCCCTGTAAGCCCCTATTCCCTGTGCAAGTACCTCGCATTCCGACCATACTTATGCAAAACCTCACAGGATCTatactagctcagcttccttGAGATCGACATGCACCTTTGGAAATCCTATATACTCGTATTTTTCATACAAACCTATCCATCCAGGTTCACAGACCCAAGAAAACCTTATTCAGGAATCGAACATTTACTCAGATTCATCCTTTTCCCAAATATCAACAGACATGTTTTTGTATAAGTAACGCCTTACTACCCAAAGGAAATCACGTAGGCTGAAATATTTTGGGTCTTCCCATGTATAAACCATACATCCCATATATAAACCATATACATTTTAGTACATCAACCATATACCTTCTCATCCAGTTACGCAACTCTTTGCGTACATCTCACCTATTCCAAAAAGTATATTTTTTCCGAGGTTCCTTTGTGCTTCCACGTCATTCACTCGATAAACCAGAATCATTTTGAGGTATGTACCCTTAGACACACCTCCACATAATATATGTATCCAATGTATAAAATTTTTATAGTATGCATTCATACAAGTCATATCCCATGATTATTAGAATAATTACCAGAAAATTTAAAATCTACCAGATTTTAACAGCCAAAATCATATATTCCATATGTCCATTACCCCTTAGTTCTTTATCCTTAATTGATTAAGGTGAAGAACTATATCAGGTGAACCTTATAGATGCCAACCATCCATATCTACATTTAAATTTAACCAAACAACATAAAACCAAAATATGTGAACTAAACTTcatttttttatttcaaaaagAAAAAACAGGAAATCCTATCGGTGGGgtgtacatgcactaccccccgAGCCTACCAAAAAAATCAGCTATCATACTGAATCTGAACCTATCATGGCAACTACAACTAGTAAGTTGTTTTATTTTCCTATGCCTGAAAGAGGCCTACTTGAAATAATCATCAAATAAACTATATTGATAATACCTCTTAAGGTGTTCAGCATTCCAAGCCCTGTGAATCAGGTTCCCATCCAAATCTTTCAAGTGGTACGTTCGTTTCCACATAACTATTTTGATGATATAAAGACCTTCCCAATTAGCACTAAAGACACTGTGTCCAAGAGTCTTCATGTTTGGCATCATCCTTCTTAGCAATAAGTCCCCAAATCTTAAAGGTCGAGCTCGAACCTTCTTATCAAAATACTTCCTTGTCGGCTGTTGATAAGCTTCCAATTTCAGCTGTGAATTCTCACGTACCTCTTCCAACAGATCCAAGTACAAACGATGATTAAGTTCATTATTGTCCGGATTATAATTCTCTCTTCTGAACGAACCTGCTTCAATCTCTACAGGTACCATTGCCTCACACCCGTAGGTGAGTGTAAAAGGAGATTCACCTATTGTGGTTCGATGTGTGGTGTTATAGGACCATAACACCCTAGATAGCTCCTCTGGCCAACACCTATTGCTCTCCTCCAACTTTGTCTTTAAAGGATGCTTTATAATCTTCTTAATGGCCTCTGTTTGGCCATTACTTTGTGGATGGCACACTACCAAGAACCCTTTCTTTATGTGAAGGTCTTCACATAACTGCTTCATCTCTTTACTGCCAAATTGTTTCCCATTGTCAGAAACTAGCATGTAGGGTACTCCATACCTGCATACAATAGCTCTAAATACAAATTCCTTGAGCTTTGCAGCCGTAATAGTAGCTAGTGGTTCAACTTCTGCCCATTTAGTGAAGTAGTCTACTGCAACCACCGCATATTTTACCCCACCTTGTCCTTTGGGAAGCTCCCTAATTAGATCAATCCCCCATACAGCGAAGGGCCACAGACTTGTAAGAGGTTTTAATGGCACTGCTGGCTTACTGTTGAAGTTGGCATACCTCTGGAAATGATCACAGGACCTCGTATAGAGGTAACAATCTTTCTTTAAGCTAGGCCAATAGTACCCTTGGCGTagtatcttatgagccaaggaAGCTCCTCCTTAATGGTTCCTACAGATCCCCTCATGAATTTCTCCCATAAAATATTCACATTGTTTCCCTGATATGCACCTTAAAAGTGGCTTATTGAATCCCCTTTTGTAGAGAGTTCCCTCATAAACCACATACCCAACAGCTTTGTATTTTAATTTCCTTGCTTCTTCCTTTCCATCTGGAAGAATTCCCTTTGCTATGAAGTCATAAATAGGACTCATCCAGGTTCCTTTAGCCGTTACCTCAACCGCGGCAACTTCCATTTTACGAATGCTTGGTTGCTACTGCACCTCCGATGGAATGAATCCTAACAGGGTAACTTCCTTTTCCGAACCCAACTTTGCGAGAGCATTGGCATTTGAATTCTCTGACCTTGGAATCTGCTCCAAATGAACCTCTTTGAATTTTTTCATCAATTCTTGGGAGTACCTTATATATAGGTCTATCCGTGGACCTCTATCTTGGAAGCCTCCTCGAATATGCCAGACCACAAGCACTGAATCACTGTAATTATTAAGATTCTCTACCTTCATTTCTAAAGCTAGCTTCAGGCCTGCAATTAGAGCTTCATACTCTGCATCATTATTTGTTACATAGAAATCAAAATGAATCGCACTTTGCAGCCTGTGTCCTTCTGGGCTCAACAGTACTACACCTGCACCTGCTCCTTTACTATTCACTGCTCCATCCACATATAAGGTCCACCATGGAGAGCAGTTTTCCTCATTCTGGACCTCCATTTTCTGCTAAAGTGCACATTCATTTCCTTCCACATAAAAGGTTTCTGAAAATTCTAGAAGAAAAACAGTAAGGGCTTGCCCTTTTATGGCTGTTCTTGGCTTGTAATCCACGTCAAATTGACCCAACTCTATAGTCCACTTTATCAATCTCCTAGAAGCTTCCGTCTTATGAAGAACCTGCCTTAATAGATATGAGGTACACATCTCTACCTTATAAGCCTGAAAATATGGCCCGAGTTTTCTAGATGCAAGTATCAAAGCATGTGCAAGCTTCTCCATGTTGGTGTATCTAGTCTCAGCATCTAATAACCTTTTGCTGACGTAATATACTGGAAAATGAACCTTCCCTTCTTCCTGTACGAGCACTGCACTATAACGgactcaaccccggggtcaggagttgacgtcaccaacatcAATAATAACAAACAGAATATAATCCAATTTGATATTATTACATAAACACGACCTTCTAAGATCTTTTCCTGGTTTAAGaatgacttaggttacaactattacaaaaccaacttatTATAAACAATCCTGACACAACTAAATtcatacagcaactcaacagaccatatTTGGTccgacacaactacctcagaggagcctgatacggaaggaactggaactctgacCTGACTATGACAGAAGAGATCTCCTATATATCTATAACacatatatacaaaacattctgcaagggttAGCAATCAATtactcagcagtaccactatacgAATAACAAGTAAGGCATGTTATAATAAAATAGTTATAGGTACAGACATCATAACTCGTTTACAAAAGCTAgataaacattcataaactggatattcaaaactacCATGATCTGTAAAATCATAACATCAATTGTGTGCTGcatataaataccagagttcaattttagcatgctatctcACTTTCAAATCATCTGTTCCGTACGAGTTGATTTGTtaaacagttttaaaatttaatcaatcaaatctattggacgttcaatgggtgaagatagctgatcagtctatcatcaccggacagcgactaacggccgtccagaataaagaatgtgttccggaacttgggagaCTAGATAGGTCTCCCCAcgttggactaatcggttaaacagtgtgcacaaccgaattagcctcttacgccaccacctgctgggccgttaccgaatatCGGGCCTCTTACACAACTCCAATAGActaactgaattccctttttacCTCTATTCAAATttcacgacataggtggatcaaaacattccacaacataggtggatcaaaatattccatgacataggtggatcaaaacatttttctttatccagttttccaaaatcacctttacctatctcttttaaaaacaattatatcactACACTATTCAAAACTCCTCTTCATGTTAATCACTTtctttcagaagttacttctccccaaaaacATAATTTAAATAACATTTCAGATACAGGGGATACGTGGCTTAAAACATtttgttccagtacgtaatttaaatcaagagttattcatatattactgaaccataaagatttggtcaggggtacttgccttgcagagctttacaacttGACCTTGAACTGATTTGAACGCTCGGCTTTATCGTCTAactattagactatcctggatccgacttcgacactcaggcccttcgattggaaccttgcaGAGCTTGTCGGCTGATTCTAGGCTATCTTTAGTTCGACGTCAACTCTCGGGTCTCCGACTAGAACCTATAGgagtcgaaatactctatgttagatgACTAGgcat
The sequence above is drawn from the Apium graveolens cultivar Ventura chromosome 2, ASM990537v1, whole genome shotgun sequence genome and encodes:
- the LOC141697749 gene encoding uncharacterized protein LOC141697749; the encoded protein is MEVQNEENCSPWWTLYVDGAVNSKGAGAGVVLLSPEGHRLQSAIHFDFYVTNNDAEYEALIAGLKLALEMKVENLNNYSDSVLVVWHIRGGFQDRGPRIDLYIRYSQELMKKFKEVHLEQIPRSENSNANALAKLGSEKEVTLLGFIPSEVQ